The Synchiropus splendidus isolate RoL2022-P1 chromosome 8, RoL_Sspl_1.0, whole genome shotgun sequence nucleotide sequence gtttaaatgtatgtatggctccatcatttcattcactaatataccaaattcattgaaattgaaaaatgtggcttcttgtggcaaatattcttatatgaTTTGACTGcgattaaatgaatgaattagtcACAGATTCtctaatttagattttttttttatcgaatcccacccctaaaaatgtatatattggtTTATAAATGGTTTAAAACTAAAATCTGCTGACGTGAGTGTGGCTCCTACCAGAGGTGTGTGGCGGTAATGGAGGAATATGACAAAGACCACGCTGGTCACCACCGTCCCGGAGACAGCGACCGTGGTGAGGGTGATGCCCAGAGTCTCATTGAAAGCAAGAAAGTCCAGCTGGCGAGGGAGGCAAGCGGTTCTGTTCTCATTGGACCAGAACTCAGGCGGACAGCGATCACAGTAAAGGGAACCTGCCGGAGAACACAGAAGGATTTGGCTTCTGTGGAGGCGGGTGATTCAGATGAACATCAGCTCCTGACTGACCTGTGATGTTGCTGATCTCCCCGTCAGCACAGGGGATGCAGTCGAAGCAGCAGAGCGGTTCTCCCTTCCTGTCGGCCTTCCTGGTGCCAGGCGGGCAGATCTCACTGCACACTGAGGCGGGCACCTTGGAAAACAAGCCTGTGTCACTCGGTCAAGATATGGaggctgtctgtgtgtgtgtgtgtgtgtgtgtgtgtgtgtgtgtgtgtgtgtgtgtgtgtgtgtgtgtgtgtgtgtgtgagtgtgtgtgagtgtgtgtgtgtgtgtgtgtgcgcgctccTTCCTTTTTTCATTCCTTGATCCCTACCttcctttctttccttcctctctACCTTCTGTCCGTCCTTCCTCCCTTTTTTGATTCCTTGatcccttccttccttttttccttcctccctccatccctcccacTATCCGTTCCTtatttccttcctctctgccttccttccttcctctctaCAGCCCTTCCTTCACCTTCCATCCTTGACTCCTTCCTCCCTTCTTCCCTCCATGCCTCCCTTACTTATTTCCTTTATCTCTTCCTTCCttgcttccttcctcccttcttcTCTCCATGCCTCCCTTCCTTCTTCCCTCccttttttccatctttgaTGCCGTCCTTCCTtgcttctttccttccttcttccctCCATGCCTCCCTTCCTTCCGTCTCTGATCCCTTACCTTCCTTGCTTCCTTTGATCCTTTCCATCTTTGCTTCCTTCTTTCCTGCCTTCTATCTATCTCTGATCCCTTCCTTCCTTGCTTCCTTTCCATCTTTGATCCTTTCCATCCTTGCTTCCCTCTTTCCTCCCTTCTTTCTATCTCtgatcccttccttccttcctcccgtCTTTTCAGGGTGAGCAGGCAGGCAGATCTCACTGCACACTGAGGCGGGCCCCTTTGAAAACAAGCCTGTGCGGCGGTAACTTGGTCACAATatggagggtgtgtgtgtgtgtgtgtgtgtgtgtgctcacctgTTGGAAGCCAGTGCTCCACTGAATGGCCGACTCGTTGAGAATAAGATCAAAGCCATTCACCCGGCCGATCAGAACCACTTTCATTTGACCGTCGGGAGACTTTTGCCAGTTGACCAGGTCGTACTTTGCTGGAATGTCCGCACCTTGGAAGTAGAAGATCTCATTTTGCGGCGTGGTGAAATTGACCTTGCTGAGGTGTTGCAGCACCTGTGCGAATCAAGAAAATCAAATCTTTACGTTGTCACAGTCAGAGCTCAGTGGAAGACAGCGACTACCTCGGCGGGGTTGATGTCCGCTGCAGGTTTGGAGCAGGTTCTGTTTCCAGCGGCTGCGTCAGGGCAGGACAGGAGCTTGTGAAGGGCGTTGGCGGCGGCGTAAACCGACAGATAGACGTTGTACGTGACTCGCAGCTGCGAGATGTCCGTGAAGTGATTGTCCACTTTCTGAAGCGACTCTGAGCCGCTGCAGATGGGAAGTGATCGAGAGGAGCCGCCGCTCGACGCATTTGAAGCCACCGGAGAACAAGCGAACTCCATCTCCCATAGCTGTCTCAAGAGTCCATCATCAGGCCGTTCAGCAGGGTTCAGCCCTCGGAGGAAACTCTCAAAGCCAGGAATGGGAGAGCTGCGGATGGCCACGCCCACAACTCCAGCAGCGACTTTAGCAGTGGCGGGGTTCTGGAGCAGGCCAACACTGGTGCTCCAGGCCTCACTGGCCAGGAACTGTCTGTCGGTCACCTGCGGGGGAAGGAAAACCACAGTTGAATTATGTGACGCTCAGGGGTTCACGTGGGTTTGTGTCTTACGTTTAACTTGGCGAGTTGGACAAACAGTTCTCTCACATCCGTGTACCAGGAAAACACCAGGATCACTTTGGCGGACGACGCCTGGATGGCGAGAGCGGCTCGGATGGAGTCACTCACGATCTTCTGTCGCTGCAGAGTCTCCACAAACGCCAGACAGATTCCAGCTCCTCGAATCTCCTCCTCAAAAACCTTAGTACGAAAATGCACTGAAATAAATAGGTTTACTGAAGGTCCTCAGCTTCTCACCTTCACCGCCACGTAGCCGTAATCATTGTCGGCGATCACGGCTCCGATCCACGTCCACTTGAATCGAATGGCCATCTGGGCGAAGGCCTTGGCTTGGAAGACGTCACTGGGAATGGTCCGGAAGAAATTGGGATACTGCCTCCTGTCGCTCAGACACGGGCAGCTGGACTGGTAACTCATCTGAGAGGGAGACACGGAGCTGATATTACTGATATTAGCACATAGATCTGCAATTAAGAAAAGTGCAAAAATCATTTCTTCTTTCAACAAGATCCTACAAAAGAATTACATATTAAATACATCAAAATTCATATAGCTTTTATAGCAGTTAgtacattgtttaaaaaaatcataattaaGCTGCtatttataataatttaaatcattttacttacattaatatttaatatgtatttttcattaaaataaaagtcataatgtgaataaaaacgTCAGTTATTTTGATAAAAAGTCACTTGATTTTCTATTTTTGAAATTCACATATTGACTTTTGAATGAATTTTTTTAATGACCGATTTCATTTTTACGATTGTTGTCATGTAAAGGTactgtatttcatttaaaaaaaatgtcatttacatCACTTGAATTAACCCATACAACTATAAAACTACCATATTTCTGTGTACGTATTTTTACAGAAGTAATTTTGGTGAGGAAAACTGAAGTGTCATTATCATAGTATGCATTGTTTGTATCCATTAGGATCTGGAATGTGATTTGATTTCCTGTGTAATTTCTGTCATTTACCATACTGTAAATTCCTTGTTtgaaaaaatagataaataaaaagtcagtAGGGTTCAGTCTACGAAAACAGAAGTGACACATTTCACATCAGTATTTTACGCTGTATGAAATTAACAATGGGGTTTAAAACGTCCCTGtcacttcatttcagtttcatttctgtCATCTTCAGTGCTTCTGCTGTGTGTCAGTAGCACCTGGATCAGCGATCCATACTCACCAGTGGGACGGAGAGCGGCCCCAAGACTCTGGAGAGGATGATGGCAGTCTTGGACGACGAGCCTCCGATGATCAGGGGAACCCCTGCTTCCATTTCAACATGTTAGTCTGAAAACATTGATGCAGAATTCTCAGTTACCTTTCCCAGATCCTGCTCCAGttcctgctgcgctgcacctGCTGTTCTCTCCTGCCACCAGAGACAGGGCTGCCTGCGTGGACCAGGGGTGGAGGGCGCAGCTGTCGTGGATACGATAACCAAGCTTCACTCCAGGAAGGAGGCCGGAGCTGCGGTTGATCTCCTCCATTGCAAACACCATGGCATAAATGTACTGCAGAGGAAGATGCTCTAacctgaggagaggaggaagaaagagtcaGTCGCATCAAGCAGAGAACAGGTGACTTTCAACGCTGGACTCTACCCAGTGCAAGGCTTGTTCTGAGGCTGCTCTGTAAACTCCTGGCTCATGGATGGAGTTTTGAAGTGAATATTAAAGAGTCCGCCAATAATGATGTCTCCGTCCTGgaacaggctgctgctgctgggtgcCCCCCACTGGGTGCACGTCCGGCTCTCCCCCACTCGCACCCCTGTCTGTCCTCCCACCAGCAGAACCAGATAGAAGAGCCAGCAGGACATCTGTGCAGATAGGTCAGATACATCAGTTTCTATGTGAACTGACGCAGACCAAAACACACAGCGTCGCTCGACGCCGAGTGTCCGCGCGACCTGGGAGAGTCGCCGTATTTGAAAGTTATTTAAATCCCAGGGTGCGGGCGTCGTAAACATCACGCCAAATCCCTTCTTGCCAATTTGACAAGAAAAATAATGGTGCTgttggggggaggggggcggttTGCTGGAGGCTACCTTGTCGATCATCAACACAACAAGGCCACGTCTTCCAGCCCTGACTCTGTACGGTCCCAGGTCAACAGCAACAGAACTTGTATACCTACACTTGTGGGGACAAaccttggaaacacacctccttgtgtggACATCTTGTCTCAGGGATGTCCCTCTGCCCTCTAGCAGGAGGTCAATCCAGTCAATCCACAGCAGAACCTCCGGTCACAAGAGCAGCTTTttcccctcggccctcagacGGTTTGAACAacccttgtttgtgtttgttttttatataaatatttattaatttcttcTATTATATACTTTTTTCATCAATGCACAATgtaccgaagcactttcctagttggtgggatcctcagtgacattggcaataaagcgcTCTGTGATCAGAAATCTGAAGTGaagacaatattaaatattaaacaatatttaaaaaatgggtttcagtttggttcagagttcagGTGAAGTTGGGCCTTCTGTTTTGGGTGTTAAGTTAAGAATGAGAGGCCAATGAcaagtcctcacaaagacagtgCGACAAacctgtatatgtgtgtgtgcttgtttatttgtccttgtgaggaccctaCATTGGGAGATATTTGCGTTTCTCCACagctcagtttgaggatgaagacttcaaaataactgggtcactatAATTGGTTACAAGTTTGGTTCGGATTCCCGGCTACGGTTATTCATTTGATTTggctggttaggtttaagggagaggctggggaaagggttatggcaaggTGAGGTCCGCGCAGAGAAAGCAGTGCAGTTAGTCAGCCATTTCTAAGGCAGAGCTGTGAAGAAAGGCGTGTACACTGAAGCCCTGGATGATTCAGATCTTTAGGTTAAGTTATTTCTATTCgcacagattgtttttttttgttttttttctttatgggACTTGACGAAGGTTCCTCACCCAAGCTCCCATATAATGGTCATCACTGTCAAAACAGGCTCCTCAGCTCCCTGCTCCATTATTGGACGAAGGGTGTCACGTCCTCAAACAGTCGCCGTCGCTCCAAAGTTGTAAACCACTCCAAACAGCCCAAGCTGCTCCAGTGCATCTGAGTCGGTCTGACCCATTGGCCCCGGCTGTTTGAATCAAACACTAAACTCAGCTCAGCTTACTGATATCTGAGTGTCGCTACAGTGCACGGGGTTAAGAAATATGTACAGGACGAGTGCCATTCAATGATTCACATTCACATTGCAGGCCACAAGGCTGAAGAGCGATGGGCAAAACTATGCAAAACTCACTGGTTAGGACACTATAGTTGCCATGGTAGGAGTGAAAAGGTGCAAAGATGGGTGAGATGAACAACCCATTTAAAGCGAAGTGACTTCCAAACTGAGCCCACCTTGCTCCACAGGCTACTGGAGTCTGAGTGAGGAAGGAGTCAAGACACAAGCTTCCAAAAAGGTCCTGTCTGAGGAAATTCAAGTCACATGATGGAAAGTATTGTCCGCGCCTGGAGCACAGCCTACAAGTCTGAGACCAACTTCTTGAGACCAGAGGTTCTGGACTCACCTGGAGTCAGGTTCCGGGTCGACTGAGGAGATTGACCCGCGTCCCCGTTGACAAATTAATGACTCGGACCGTTTTGTTGAGGGAAAGGCAGCAGAAGTATTGTTAAACGACCATatggtgccatctagtggtcgtGCCCCAGACACGTCAGCAAACATTTTTTGCGAATAAATAACGTTTTTTTACGTATTAAAAAAACCCGctccttttttaaaatcttttgtaGGAGcaattgaaaaacacattttaggtAAATACGACtacatgaaaaaatatgttAGCATTGTCAAATAATAACATGGAAAACGATTTTCTTACAATAACATTCTTATTATATAATTGTTATTCTAATGCACATTTGTATTTCATTATAGACATTTTCCTGCAAATCTATCCACATATCAATCTgcaaaagaaatgtatttgtaCTGCACAATTGGGCGGCCATTTTGAAACAACATGAGCAAATCCCCTCGATTTGTGATTCAGTTTCCAAAACATCATTTATACTACCATGGAAAAAGTCGACCCGATCAacattatacagtggtacctcggttctcgaccataatccgttccagacggctgtttgaGAAGCAATTTCTtccaaatctgaatcgatttttcccatgacaatgaatcgaaaaagaactaatgcgttccaagccttaaaatagtcttttgtaggagtgaatgtagagtgtctgctgcaggtggctgttcctctatgtgtgtggccgctgcatgtgggaggggttgccgagtgagtgacgtctctccagaagtgaagaggtgcccggtgcgtgtccagctctgaatgtgtgcttctgtgcagtttggctgtgacaaagtcataaaccaagtcacgctctgtcccagactggcctcatccctgtcccagctccagcccacaacaggacatcaaaccctggagtgagcgctccagcacctcccctgtgacactctaccacggtccagtgtggagacaggaaaggttttactcctcaatatgaagaagaaacagtcagtaaatgtagctaacgggacacgtctgcatacagaggctgcgttatacacaataacaaagcgtgtcgtgggtcagctgatcggtccgcgcatgatatgtttttttccgaCTTTTTTCGGGGCATTTGGCGGAGAGTTCTGCACTTTCATTCGatatccgaagcaaaaaaatctcaaaatcttTGTTCGAACTCAGacttgttcgaagtccgggacattcgaaaaccgaggtaccactgtattcgaGATAAAACATCAGCtggcatcatgaaacactattaacaaagagaaagaagtacagttgaaatcaaacattttaatatgtttattGCATTGGTAGGAAATGCTCATTACGCTACGATGAGCGTCAGGgaaaatactcttttttttatcacattaaACAACtgaaagggaaaataaaaaatacagctTTCCACTTCCCCTCAGACCTGTACAGTTGATACAGATGTCCATCTTTTCATTTAACAAATGAATATATACCCGGCACAATATTATTCTGTATCaaagcaattaaaaaaataaaaaaactccaAATCTCAAACCCTACATATTAAATCACTGAAGTTTACACACGTATCGTGTATTGCACTGATATACTGCTTCGTTGTTGTTTCCAATGCAACTACTTTGTTCGTTGTGTGCTGATGTCGAGAGATGCAACAAATCTAGTATAAACTGGTGCATAGTCATGCTTCATGTTCACATGTAACATGCACAATTGCGTCGCCAACAGAAACACTCGGGAATCAAACAGAGAATAGTGttgtctgacaaaaaaaacgaaGGAATCCCACGGCAGATAAATGGAAGACGGACATGTGACTAATTCAGTTTCAGTCTAGCTGTTTAACAACACATTCACATGATAGAAAGAAAGACATTCCCGCTCCgctgaaaaacatttactaTTTTTTGCTTCATTGTCAATGTACGCATTTATTttcgttttattttttctgacaggACACCACGGGGACAAAGGTTAAAAATATCTGTACAATCAGTTTCGGAAGCCAGTTGGAGGGAAGCAAACTTCCCGTGTACATTAAGACATTGATCAGAATTTCGACATCACACCGTCAGACTAGGGAAACCATTTACCATTAAATTGTGGACATTTCATACACATGCCGTTAAATCCATCACATGGATTATACTTAACTTTTATACAGGAATAAAAACTCACTGTAGTTCAGTGGATGGTTGTGAGTGTACTGGCAGGGAATAGAAAAGAATCACTGCCAACTATAAAGCAAAATGTACCGATTCATTCTTCAATAAAAAGTGATCTCTTGAACTCTTCGCCATAATGTTGCACTTTGATGTCAGTTGGGTCGATTAAATGAGGCTTTATTGGGAGAAaagaaggagagaagagaggagtaAAAACAGGGGTCCGGCTCAGGCGGAGGACGCAAAGTCAGGGATGGAAAatccaagaaaaacaaaagaagaaatgagGTCATGGATGTATGAAAGGATGATGACGGTGGAGGATGTGGACTTGTGTGCAAAGACAAAGAAGGGTCCCACATGAGTGAAAGGGAGCTGGGCCGCCGGACgtctttcttttgttgtgtttgaaggCTTTGGCAGCCTGTGAGCCTTAGGTGCGTCCAAATGTTTCACATCCAAGGCCGCCGTTTCCTTTCTCCAAAATGTGTTATTGCTGACATATGTTGGAGGAATACAAACCGATATGTAACAGATAGTAAGTTTTCTTTTCCAAACAGCTTGTTTCCCTTGCAGCAAGTGTGTCTAACTCAAGGCCAGGGGGCCGACTCTGgcctgccaagtcatttcaagtggcccgcatgttttaaaaatatgtagTTTAGACAAAGAAAGTCAGTTTGACGTGCTGCTCTAgttcacatcaaaacaaagagCAGTTATCACCCAACGAAACGGAAAGCAGTTTTCTGCGAAAATGTGCTACCCTGGATTTGAGGAAATGTCATCCTCGCAATTGTTAGCAGCTGCCAGCTCACCAGGTAATCTACTGGGATGAATTATgaatccaataataataatcccagTGTTGTGCAACCACTGGTAATACTGTGTCAGTATCAGCGGAGGGGCTGGTTTGCTGGAGGGAAGAAGTTAAACAGGACAACAGAAATAGAGAAGGGACAAAATAAAGATGTATGAAAGTCCAGGACAAAGTTTTGGGAAGGAATTTTATGGGCTACATGAAGTATGAGGATGGACCAGTGCATTCCGTGGAGCTCTCAGTATGTCTGTGCACTGGGCAGTGGACCCCACAACCCCAGCTTGCTGGGTGAAACAGTAAACAAAGTTCAACGACTTTATTGCATTCAGACAGTTTCGCTAAAGTCTGAGCAGGAAGTAGACCTCTGGCTCTGACGGAAAGTGGGACAATCCATCAGGTTGTACGTTGTCGCCTGCGTAGTACAGATCCCCGTGATGATCCAGGTTACCGTTACGCAACGACGTACATGACCCTTCCGGAAGCCCCCTGTCTTCAAAGTGGCCTAAAAAACCAGCAATGTACGAGCCGGTTGAGTGTCTGTTGACCGGCGGGTTCTGGGACGCCGGTTTGCTACGTAAGACGATCCCGCCTGAGTTGTTGACAACTACGCCCGTCCGCGGCTTGAGGGCTTCTTGTTGCCGTTCACGTGCCCGACTGTTGATGTGGCGCACGCGGCTTTGACTCCGGGAGGAGAGGCGACGGGTGAGCGGTGGAGGGGAGTCATCCAGATCTCTGGTCGAAGGTGTTGGCTGGGAGCGCGGTCTCAGGGTCTCCCCTTCTTGACTTACTCTGCAACTCAGCGGAAGGTCTTTTTCAACGTCGTCGCCGTCCAGGCTGACGAGCTTACGCAACTGTTCGGTGAGGGGGTCACACGACGGTGACGCTACGGCGGCCTCCCCGGGACACCccatcctcctctgcctcctcatgTGCGGCGTGATGAAGCTGCGACTGATGATGTGGTACTTGCTCTGGAAGTTGCACGATATGTCCTCAGAGGTCAGGTCTCCCAGCGACTTGGACTTGCAGGGTGTAGAGTTGGAAGATTCAAGGGATGTTGGACAAGGTGATGTCGCAGGGTGTAAACTCCTCCTGGCTTTGGTTTCAGGTCTTGTATCGTGGGCTGAATGGCTGTGACTCAGAGGCGACTTGAGAGGACTGGGCTTCAACTTTCTAGCCGTGGATGACTCGGGAGAGACTAAAACACTTTCATAGTCCACTTGGCTGTATAGGGATTGAAAGTCCAAAGAAGGGGACGACACAGGTCTGGATCTGCATGAGTTCGTTGACCCTACAGGAAATCTTGGAAGAGCGTCAGGCGAAGAGACGCCATTGTAGTGAAACCTGCTGTGCTCTCTTTCGGCCTGTCTTGGTTCTTGAGCGCCTCGATGAGAACTGTTATTGAAGCATCTCTGTTGAGCCTCAGACAAACTAAAGTCTCTACTGGTAGTAAAGTCTGCGGGATTCATTTGACTCATAAAGCAATTGACAGGACTGGCGGTCCGCAGATCAGGGGCTCTGTGAAATGGAGATGCCTGCGAGCTAGCGGAGCGCTGAAGGTGGTTTGAAGGTCGACCCAGTGGGGAGGGACACGGTGAGAAGGTCACATTCAACACATGAGCCGGGTACTGATGCCGTGGATCGCCGTTGCTCGGCTGGTGGGGGAACTTAGGGGTGGACTCGTTGTTTTGGTAAATGGCATGCCTTTTTGTCGGACTTGAAAGTTCCTCAAAGCGACGCCCGTGTGGAGAAGTCGCCTCACAGGGATCCTCGTCCACATTTATCTCCACCTCCGCCAGAGGGTTTCTGTGAACGTAGTGATTGAGGGTAAAACTTTGAGAGGGCTTTCGCCAAAGTTCCGGGGGATCGTACACCTCCTCGTACACACTCTCCTCCTCTACCTCCATGATGTTTCTGTCAATCCAGCCCTTCCCAAAACATTGAACCCCCTTTGCTGGAGAGGACCTCAGGCTGTTAGACGGAGTCCTCTCCATTTGAATGTGTACTGTTTGGGCCTTCGTGTGGGGCGTGGGCCCAGGTGACAGCATCTCCTCATCCAGGATGGTGTAGACCTCCTCAGCATCAGCTGTTTCCGGGCTGGACAGCAGTGCAGGAGGTGCTGTGCTCCTGACACCGCCGTTAGATGCTGTACTTTGGGAAGACCTTAAATCTTTTGGTGTTGTGGGTCTCATGTTGGAGAGATGAGTCGCGGGACTGCCGCTAATCCCGGTTTGGTCAATGTCCATCTGGCTAATAAGAGCAGATATGGATCCACGCGTGTCCTGCTCGTTGCCCAAGGACACTGCATCAATCAGCCTGGAGATGGCGCTATCATCCACAGAGCTGGGGCTCTTG carries:
- the LOC128763555 gene encoding extracellular calcium-sensing receptor-like produces the protein MSQEFTEQPQNKPCTGLEHLPLQYIYAMVFAMEEINRSSGLLPGVKLGYRIHDSCALHPWSTQAALSLVAGENSRCSAAGTGAGSGKGVPLIIGGSSSKTAIILSRVLGPLSVPLMSYQSSCPCLSDRRQYPNFFRTIPSDVFQAKAFAQMAIRFKWTWIGAVIADNDYGYVAVKVFEEEIRGAGICLAFVETLQRQKIVSDSIRAALAIQASSAKVILVFSWYTDVRELFVQLAKLNVTDRQFLASEAWSTSVGLLQNPATAKVAAGVVGVAIRSSPIPGFESFLRGLNPAERPDDGLLRQLWEMEFACSPVASNASSGGSSRSLPICSGSESLQKVDNHFTDISQLRVTYNVYLSVYAAANALHKLLSCPDAAAGNRTCSKPAADINPAEVLQHLSKVNFTTPQNEIFYFQGADIPAKYDLVNWQKSPDGQMKVVLIGRVNGFDLILNESAIQWPSDTGLFSKVPASVCSEICPPGTRKADRKGEPLCCFDCIPCADGEISNITGSLYCDRCPPEFWSNENRTACLPRQLDFLAFNETLGITLTTVAVSGTVVTSVVFVIFLHYRHTPLVRANNSELSFLLLLSLKLCFLCSLVFIGRPSVWACRFQQAAFGISFVLCVSCLQVKTIVVLAAFRSARPGGESLMKWFGPHQQRGSVCVFTSVQIIICSIWLSLDPPVPRPDLDLPGLRVTLKCAMSSVVGFSLVLGYIGLLACSCLVLAFLARKLPDNFNEAKLITFSMLIFCAVWVAFVPAYVSSPGKYSNAVEIFAILASSYGLLLCIFAPKCFIILLRPERNTKKHLMAR